In Ignavibacteriales bacterium, the following proteins share a genomic window:
- a CDS encoding cytochrome c3 family protein, translating into MKFQFLWFLAGLCIMLFVGWVVFPYLLYERKEQPLQFSHKIHTETAGMTCDNCHAFKDDGRFTGIPTLSKCSECHADIIGTSPHEKKLVEEYVKQNREIPWLVYARQPQNAYFSHASHVKLASIKCDQCHGPHGTTDSLRTYERNRISGYSRDIWGSSISGIKSASWDGMKMDDCAGCHTKHNIPNTCLKCHK; encoded by the coding sequence ATGAAATTTCAGTTTCTTTGGTTCCTCGCCGGGTTGTGTATTATGCTGTTTGTAGGGTGGGTTGTGTTCCCGTATTTGTTATATGAAAGAAAAGAACAACCGCTTCAATTCAGTCATAAGATCCATACTGAAACTGCCGGAATGACATGCGACAATTGTCACGCATTCAAAGATGATGGACGGTTTACGGGAATTCCAACACTCAGCAAATGCAGTGAATGTCATGCAGACATCATCGGTACATCACCTCACGAAAAAAAGCTCGTTGAAGAATACGTAAAGCAGAATCGCGAGATTCCTTGGCTGGTGTATGCGCGCCAGCCGCAGAACGCATACTTCTCTCACGCCTCGCACGTCAAACTTGCCAGCATAAAGTGTGATCAATGTCATGGTCCGCATGGAACAACCGACAGTTTACGCACTTATGAACGCAATCGCATCAGCGGGTACAGCCGCGATATCTGGGGAAGTTCCATCTCCGGGATAAAGTCTGCATCATGGGACGGAATGAAAATGGATGATTGCGCTGGCTGCCACACCAAGCACAATATTCCCAATACCTGTTTGAAATGTCATAAGTGA
- a CDS encoding HEAT repeat domain-containing protein produces MKKSIILLASLLVIAFTIPVVAEESVLPPNANKALIEDNLFVGLANDNPGLQRSCVLMLGKIQSSRAVVPLMAILHNQTNDNLRVAAAWALCKIGDARGVYAVKMAVKFDESTKVQATCAWYYENLVKQGTFSFAQPEAPVIAATE; encoded by the coding sequence ATGAAAAAATCAATCATTCTGCTTGCGTCACTTTTAGTGATCGCATTCACAATCCCTGTGGTAGCGGAGGAATCAGTCCTTCCACCGAACGCCAATAAGGCGCTTATCGAAGATAACTTATTCGTCGGGTTGGCAAACGATAATCCAGGCCTTCAACGAAGTTGCGTACTGATGCTTGGCAAAATACAATCGTCTCGGGCTGTCGTTCCCCTGATGGCTATCCTGCATAATCAAACCAATGATAATTTGCGTGTTGCCGCGGCGTGGGCGCTCTGCAAAATTGGCGATGCACGGGGTGTTTATGCGGTGAAGATGGCAGTAAAGTTTGACGAAAGCACGAAAGTTCAAGCGACGTGTGCATGGTATTATGAGAACTTGGTGAAGCAAGGAACTTTTAGTTTTGCACAACCCGAAGCTCCGGTTATTGCTGCAACGGAATAA